A genomic stretch from Hugenholtzia roseola DSM 9546 includes:
- a CDS encoding Uma2 family endonuclease, whose amino-acid sequence KNCKIMKYITDINELDLNGTYTYADYLTWRFEQSVELIKGKIFKMSPAPSVRHQRISSRLHTEIGYFFKKHACDLFSAPFDVRLWDKKKSLKANKDIYTVVQPDICIICDKSKLDERGCIGAPDLIIEILSPGNSKKEMRTKYALYEESGVKEYWVVFPSEHVLQQYVLNENEKYELKSSFVEDEIFNAHIFPNLQIDLSEIFEE is encoded by the coding sequence AAAAAACTGTAAAATCATGAAATATATCACCGACATCAACGAATTAGACCTAAATGGCACTTACACTTATGCCGATTATCTTACATGGCGTTTCGAGCAAAGTGTGGAGCTTATCAAAGGGAAGATTTTTAAAATGTCGCCTGCGCCGAGCGTAAGACATCAACGTATATCAAGTAGATTGCATACTGAAATAGGTTATTTTTTTAAAAAACATGCTTGCGACCTCTTTTCTGCCCCTTTCGATGTGCGTCTTTGGGATAAGAAAAAATCTTTGAAAGCAAACAAAGACATTTATACCGTTGTGCAACCTGATATTTGTATAATTTGCGATAAAAGTAAATTAGATGAGCGCGGTTGTATCGGTGCGCCCGATTTGATTATCGAAATCCTTTCGCCCGGCAATTCGAAAAAGGAAATGCGAACCAAATACGCCCTTTATGAAGAAAGTGGGGTAAAAGAATATTGGGTAGTGTTTCCTTCTGAACACGTTTTGCAGCAATATGTTTTGAATGAAAACGAAAAATATGAGCTAAAAAGTAGTTTTGTAGAAGATGAAATTTTCAACGCTCATATTTTTCCCAACTTGCAAATTGATTTGTCTGAAATTTTTGAAGAATGA
- the rplT gene encoding 50S ribosomal protein L20: protein MPRSVNHVASRERRRKVLKHAKGYFGARKNVWTVAKNAVEKALKYAYTGRKLKKRDFRSLWIQRINAGARQHGLSYSQLMGKLTAADITINRKVLADLALNHPEAFKAIVEKVK, encoded by the coding sequence ATGCCACGTTCAGTCAATCACGTCGCTTCGAGAGAACGCCGTCGTAAAGTCCTCAAACACGCAAAAGGATATTTCGGCGCAAGAAAAAATGTTTGGACAGTTGCTAAAAATGCTGTCGAAAAAGCCCTGAAATATGCCTACACAGGCAGAAAACTCAAAAAGCGCGACTTCCGCAGCCTTTGGATTCAGCGTATCAACGCAGGCGCACGTCAGCACGGGCTTTCTTACTCACAACTCATGGGCAAGCTCACAGCCGCCGACATCACCATCAACCGCAAGGTATTGGCTGATTTGGCACTCAATCACCCCGAAGCCTTCAAAGCAATCGTAGAGAAGGTGAAATAA
- the rpmI gene encoding 50S ribosomal protein L35 produces MPKQKTNSGAKKRFKITGTGKIKRKSAFKNHILTKKETKRKRHLSKMSIVHTTDEKRIKELLLV; encoded by the coding sequence ATGCCCAAGCAAAAAACCAATTCGGGGGCGAAAAAGCGTTTCAAAATCACAGGTACAGGGAAAATTAAGCGCAAATCTGCGTTTAAAAACCACATCCTTACCAAGAAAGAAACCAAACGCAAACGCCATTTGAGCAAAATGAGCATCGTTCATACTACAGACGAAAAGCGCATCAAAGAATTGCTTTTGGTATAA
- the infC gene encoding translation initiation factor IF-3: MARPDRTQQGRGAQNTDEHKINRRIRAKEVRLVGDNIENPGVYSTQKALEMAEAQGLDLVEIAPNGVPPVCKIIDYSKFKYEQKKKQKELKANAHKVIVKEVRFSPNTDEHDFEFKVRHAQKFLEEGNKVKAYVHFVGRAIVFKERGAEILSRFAEILQEYGKIDQPPKMEGKRMIVMFSPIKSASAAPKKGKSDQEIEKENAKNPTASTPVAAPKKAKKRKNEAAAEEEE; the protein is encoded by the coding sequence ATCGCAAGACCAGACAGAACTCAGCAGGGCAGAGGTGCCCAAAATACCGACGAGCATAAAATCAACAGACGCATTCGCGCCAAAGAGGTGCGTCTGGTAGGTGATAACATAGAAAATCCGGGGGTCTATTCCACCCAAAAAGCCTTAGAAATGGCAGAGGCGCAGGGGCTTGACTTAGTCGAGATTGCGCCTAACGGTGTGCCGCCCGTGTGTAAGATTATAGACTATTCCAAATTCAAGTACGAACAGAAGAAAAAGCAAAAAGAGCTAAAAGCCAATGCCCATAAAGTAATCGTCAAAGAAGTGCGCTTTAGCCCCAATACCGACGAGCATGATTTTGAGTTCAAGGTGCGTCACGCCCAAAAATTCTTAGAAGAAGGCAATAAGGTCAAGGCGTATGTGCATTTCGTAGGACGCGCGATAGTCTTTAAAGAGCGTGGTGCAGAAATTTTAAGCCGTTTTGCAGAAATCTTACAAGAGTATGGCAAAATAGACCAGCCCCCCAAAATGGAAGGCAAACGTATGATAGTAATGTTCTCACCTATCAAAAGCGCGAGCGCAGCTCCGAAAAAAGGCAAATCTGACCAAGAAATAGAGAAAGAAAATGCCAAAAATCCGACTGCCTCAACGCCCGTAGCAGCTCCGAAAAAAGCCAAAAAGCGCAAAAACGAAGCTGCCGCCGAAGAAGAAGAATAA
- a CDS encoding LamG domain-containing protein, with amino-acid sequence MATTLFSCGTDQDEDVFNGTFFGNIGSSNAAPDIERGLMLNLSFDEGSTKDFSGNDNSANVRGTVKLTTDRKGRGDRAAYFEGNGSLEVPHTNTLVLGNNFSVSFFFKTQTFAEGYLLIKGDDRDINVDKSTFRIMTLQSFNNIFADAFYPERVGYFVPFQNNTNWQHFVLTSNNQRLDAYINGVLVATSPVSGSLRRNTDPIRIGCRMFNGQLQNYYIGALDEVRIYNRTLNQAEILLLYQQD; translated from the coding sequence TTGGCAACTACTCTTTTTTCTTGTGGCACAGACCAAGACGAAGATGTCTTTAATGGGACTTTCTTTGGGAATATTGGTAGTAGCAATGCCGCCCCTGATATAGAGCGTGGCTTGATGCTAAACCTATCTTTCGATGAAGGAAGCACAAAGGATTTTAGCGGTAACGATAATTCTGCTAATGTTCGTGGCACAGTCAAGCTCACAACAGACCGAAAAGGACGTGGTGATAGAGCTGCTTATTTTGAAGGAAATGGCTCGCTTGAAGTTCCGCACACTAATACTTTGGTGTTGGGTAATAACTTTAGTGTATCATTTTTTTTCAAAACGCAAACTTTTGCAGAAGGTTATCTCCTGATAAAAGGCGATGATAGGGATATAAATGTAGATAAGTCTACATTTCGTATTATGACACTGCAAAGTTTTAACAACATCTTTGCAGACGCTTTCTATCCAGAAAGAGTAGGTTATTTTGTCCCTTTTCAAAATAATACAAATTGGCAACATTTTGTACTTACATCTAATAATCAGAGATTAGATGCTTACATCAATGGTGTCTTAGTAGCAACCTCTCCTGTAAGCGGTTCGCTTCGGCGTAATACAGACCCTATAAGAATAGGCTGTAGAATGTTCAATGGGCAATTACAAAATTATTACATAGGAGCATTAGACGAAGTTCGCATCTACAACCGAACGCTGAATCAAGCAGAAATACTCTTGTTGTATCAACAAGACTAA
- a CDS encoding outer membrane beta-barrel protein has translation MKKILLMLLFCIVLFKAKAQQHDYSSYSSEFYVGYSLVHFLNPTFSESRNNDNLNYGSLNIEAGMKFTNRFAQFNLSYIRNEYILSSGNPLLTENDVAFNGFEAGFSLFLSPITSKNFSPYLGVGYLGGSLSVTEPDDTSTTNTNGQNNNGSNAALASARISTPLWKFGIMAAYKRVSLNLEYRQTFLTPERAFHQASLSLGYRFIRED, from the coding sequence ATGAAAAAAATACTACTAATGCTGCTATTTTGCATTGTCTTGTTTAAAGCAAAAGCACAGCAACACGATTATAGTTCGTACTCAAGCGAATTCTATGTGGGGTATTCACTTGTACACTTTCTAAATCCTACTTTTTCAGAAAGCCGTAATAATGACAATCTAAATTATGGTTCTTTGAATATAGAAGCTGGAATGAAGTTTACAAATCGTTTTGCACAATTTAACTTGTCTTACATTCGGAATGAATACATACTAAGTAGTGGAAATCCTCTATTGACAGAAAATGATGTTGCTTTCAATGGATTTGAAGCTGGTTTTTCGTTGTTCCTTTCTCCTATAACATCTAAAAATTTCTCGCCTTATTTGGGCGTAGGTTATTTGGGAGGAAGTTTGAGCGTAACAGAACCTGACGATACCTCTACCACAAATACCAATGGTCAAAATAATAATGGAAGTAATGCAGCACTTGCTTCTGCACGTATCAGTACGCCTTTATGGAAGTTTGGGATTATGGCTGCCTACAAAAGAGTAAGCCTAAATCTTGAATATCGTCAGACTTTCCTTACTCCAGAAAGGGCATTTCACCAAGCCTCACTCTCTTTGGGTTATCGTTTTATTAGAGAAGACTAA
- a CDS encoding TIGR02452 family protein has product MKKNTRIALAEETLDIIAKGYYYNSQQKRVEMRSAIAEAIEKSSFFSENSLSPAALDALQKPSEVLQISLSHESTLQAAQRLYQERENPQEAIFVLNFASAKNAGGGFLKGAQAQEESLARASALYPCQMKFENDYYQAHRQIKTCLYSDKMIYSPNVPIFRDDEGNLLDDFYTATILTSPAVNAGVVRRQEQEKADLIVPTLRKRMEKFLLLAKRKGHRDLVLGAWGCGVFQNSPTQVAALFYEALLETPRFEGAFRKVVFAFYNPDPTSANFAAFAERFGSNVKFYKKPCFVKLETK; this is encoded by the coding sequence ATGAAAAAAAATACACGCATTGCCCTCGCAGAGGAAACCCTCGACATCATTGCAAAAGGTTATTACTACAATTCCCAACAAAAGCGCGTAGAAATGCGCTCGGCAATCGCAGAGGCGATTGAAAAAAGCAGTTTTTTTTCGGAAAATAGCCTTTCGCCAGCGGCTCTCGATGCGCTTCAAAAGCCAAGCGAAGTGTTGCAAATCAGCCTTTCACACGAAAGCACCCTACAAGCAGCCCAACGCCTTTATCAGGAAAGAGAAAATCCGCAGGAAGCTATCTTTGTGCTTAATTTTGCCTCTGCCAAAAATGCAGGTGGCGGATTTCTCAAAGGCGCACAGGCGCAGGAGGAAAGTTTGGCACGCGCTTCGGCACTCTATCCTTGTCAGATGAAGTTTGAAAACGACTATTATCAGGCGCACCGTCAGATAAAAACCTGCCTCTATTCCGACAAAATGATTTATTCGCCCAATGTACCCATCTTTCGCGATGACGAGGGCAACCTACTCGACGATTTTTACACTGCCACAATCCTGACCTCGCCCGCTGTCAATGCTGGCGTTGTAAGGCGGCAGGAGCAGGAAAAAGCCGACCTTATCGTACCGACCCTTCGCAAGCGCATGGAAAAGTTCTTGCTTTTGGCAAAGCGCAAAGGGCATCGCGACTTGGTCTTGGGGGCTTGGGGCTGTGGCGTTTTCCAAAATTCGCCTACCCAAGTGGCGGCACTCTTTTATGAGGCTCTTTTAGAAACTCCTCGCTTTGAAGGTGCTTTCCGCAAAGTAGTCTTTGCTTTTTACAACCCCGACCCCACTTCTGCCAACTTTGCCGCCTTTGCCGAGCGTTTTGGCAGTAATGTTAAGTTCTATAAAAAGCCTTGTTTTGTCAAATTAGAAACGAAATAA
- a CDS encoding helix-turn-helix domain-containing protein, with protein sequence MKITEKIRHLRTLHGYTQENMAEMLNMSVNGYANIERGETDLTLSRIEQIAKLFNLTFLELVNNGEYRFFFLSGNNNNNNYFVNNPSEHSEEIEKLRLAIQSKDQKIEFLEKEILYQKEIINLLKSEK encoded by the coding sequence ATGAAAATAACAGAAAAAATTCGACATTTGCGAACCTTGCATGGGTATACACAAGAGAACATGGCGGAAATGCTCAATATGTCCGTTAATGGCTATGCAAATATTGAGCGTGGAGAAACAGATTTGACGCTTTCGCGCATAGAACAAATTGCTAAATTATTTAATCTTACTTTTTTGGAACTTGTCAATAATGGAGAGTATCGCTTTTTCTTTTTATCTGGCAACAATAACAACAACAATTATTTTGTAAATAATCCATCAGAACATTCAGAAGAAATAGAAAAACTACGTTTGGCTATTCAAAGTAAAGACCAAAAAATTGAATTTTTAGAAAAAGAAATTTTATATCAAAAAGAAATAATAAATTTATTAAAGTCAGAAAAATAA
- the hslU gene encoding ATP-dependent protease ATPase subunit HslU: MLSENQAFLTPLQIVAELDKYIIGQHDAKRNVAIALRNRWRRMHAREDMKREIMPNNILMIGATGVGKTEIARRLAKIAAAPFVKVEASKFTEVGYVGRDVESMVRDLVEQSVKLVKLERKEAAKEKIEQLVEDQILDALIPPLRAGSDSDVQLNQETRERFRQKLKAGELEERKIDITVESSNMSGVGMISNAMDDVPVNFQEMLSDMLPKRSKKRKVSITDARRILFEEEANRVIDMDEVKEEAIARAENAGIIFIDEIDKIASSSRGGGGSPDVSREGVQRDLLPIVEGSAVSTKYGIINTDHVLFIAAGAFHVSKPSDLIPELQGRFPIRVELNSLTKDDFYRILKDPKNALTKQYEALLEAEQVELRFNDDALSEIADIAFYINSEVENIGARRLHTVMSQLLNEFLFDVPDKIGSNAKILITKDLVLEKLQKLVKNRDLSKYIL, encoded by the coding sequence ATGCTTTCAGAAAATCAAGCCTTCCTCACGCCCCTGCAAATTGTGGCGGAATTAGATAAATACATCATCGGACAACACGACGCAAAGCGCAATGTCGCCATTGCGCTACGCAACCGCTGGCGGCGCATGCATGCACGCGAGGATATGAAGCGCGAAATCATGCCCAACAATATTTTGATGATAGGCGCGACAGGGGTAGGCAAGACCGAAATTGCACGTCGTTTGGCAAAGATTGCAGCCGCGCCCTTTGTGAAAGTAGAAGCCTCGAAATTCACCGAAGTAGGGTATGTGGGTAGAGATGTAGAGAGCATGGTGCGCGATTTGGTGGAGCAATCGGTTAAGTTGGTAAAATTAGAGCGCAAAGAAGCCGCCAAGGAAAAAATCGAGCAGTTGGTAGAAGACCAAATTTTAGATGCCCTGATTCCGCCCCTACGCGCTGGCTCTGATTCAGACGTGCAGCTCAATCAAGAAACAAGGGAAAGATTCCGACAAAAACTAAAAGCAGGCGAACTCGAAGAGCGCAAAATTGACATCACCGTAGAAAGCAGCAACATGTCGGGCGTGGGTATGATTAGCAATGCGATGGACGACGTACCCGTCAATTTCCAAGAAATGTTGAGCGATATGCTACCCAAACGCTCGAAGAAGCGCAAAGTCAGTATCACAGACGCGCGTCGGATTCTTTTCGAAGAGGAGGCAAATCGCGTTATTGATATGGACGAAGTAAAAGAAGAAGCCATTGCACGCGCCGAAAATGCAGGGATTATTTTCATAGATGAAATTGATAAAATCGCTTCCAGCAGCAGAGGCGGCGGCGGCAGCCCCGATGTCAGCAGGGAGGGTGTGCAGCGCGATTTATTGCCTATCGTAGAAGGCTCGGCGGTGAGTACCAAATATGGCATTATCAATACCGACCACGTGCTTTTTATCGCCGCAGGTGCTTTTCACGTATCGAAACCTTCCGACCTAATTCCCGAATTGCAGGGGCGTTTTCCTATCCGCGTAGAACTCAATTCGCTTACCAAAGACGACTTCTATCGCATCTTGAAAGACCCCAAAAATGCCCTTACCAAGCAGTACGAAGCCCTTTTAGAGGCAGAACAAGTAGAATTGCGCTTCAATGATGACGCGCTTTCCGAAATTGCCGATATTGCTTTTTATATCAATAGCGAAGTAGAAAACATTGGGGCAAGGCGTTTGCATACCGTCATGAGTCAGCTTCTCAATGAGTTCCTTTTTGATGTTCCCGATAAGATAGGCTCGAATGCTAAAATATTGATAACCAAAGATTTAGTATTAGAAAAATTGCAAAAACTCGTCAAGAACCGCGATTTGAGCAAGTATATCTTGTAA
- the hemB gene encoding porphobilinogen synthase, whose product MMLLHRPRRNRQAETLRQMLAETSLQTADFIYPLFLIEGQNKAIEINSMPNIYRLSLDKLLEEVAQCVELGIKAFAPFPSLSDDKKDKYGTESYRKGSLYLEAIAALKKNFPDIVLFTDVALDPYSSDGHDGVVENGIILNDETLPILGKMAVAQAQAGADFVAPSDMMDGRVGYLRQALDAAGYTQTGILAYTAKYASAFYGPFRDALDSAPRFGDKKTYQMNPANRKEALLEAQLDFEESADMLMVKPALSYLDIISDLNQNFNLPIAAYNVSGEYAMVKAAAQKGWIDGEKVMLEILLSIKRAGAKVILSYFAKEFASLRKKA is encoded by the coding sequence ATGATGCTTTTACATCGCCCACGCCGCAACCGTCAGGCGGAAACCCTCCGTCAGATGCTTGCCGAAACAAGCCTACAAACCGCCGATTTTATCTATCCGCTCTTTTTGATAGAAGGACAAAATAAGGCGATTGAAATAAATTCTATGCCTAATATCTATCGCCTCTCCTTAGACAAACTCTTAGAAGAAGTGGCACAATGTGTAGAGTTGGGTATCAAAGCCTTTGCCCCTTTCCCAAGCCTTTCCGACGACAAAAAAGACAAGTACGGCACAGAAAGTTATCGCAAGGGAAGCCTATATTTGGAAGCCATTGCTGCGCTGAAAAAAAATTTTCCCGACATTGTACTTTTCACAGATGTAGCCTTAGACCCATACAGTAGCGACGGGCATGACGGCGTTGTGGAAAATGGCATCATTTTAAACGACGAAACGCTGCCTATTTTGGGCAAGATGGCAGTAGCACAGGCGCAGGCTGGTGCTGATTTTGTCGCGCCTTCGGATATGATGGACGGCAGAGTGGGCTACCTACGACAAGCCTTAGATGCCGCAGGATACACCCAAACAGGCATTTTAGCCTATACCGCCAAGTATGCAAGTGCCTTTTATGGTCCCTTTCGTGATGCGCTCGATTCTGCACCCCGTTTTGGCGACAAGAAAACCTACCAAATGAACCCCGCCAATAGAAAGGAAGCACTTTTAGAGGCGCAATTAGACTTCGAAGAAAGTGCCGATATGCTTATGGTAAAACCTGCGCTTTCTTATTTAGACATCATTTCCGACCTTAATCAAAATTTTAACCTTCCTATTGCTGCCTACAACGTCAGCGGTGAGTATGCAATGGTAAAGGCGGCGGCACAGAAGGGTTGGATTGATGGCGAAAAGGTCATGCTCGAAATTTTGCTTTCTATCAAAAGAGCAGGTGCGAAGGTCATTTTGAGTTACTTTGCCAAAGAGTTTGCAAGTTTGAGAAAAAAAGCATAG
- a CDS encoding ATP-binding protein, which yields MQNLPLLPLGLQNFEELRRHDMLYVDKTEFLYNILQTKTSFFFLSRPRRFGKSLLISTLKSLFEGRQELFEGLYIHDKIEWQPYPIIHLDFSKMGFKDIGLFASIEKGLLEVAESNGLELKNAGIGLKFSELMEKLHQKTGRQVVILIDEYDKPITDVLEVGKNEKAHEHRETLRQLYSVVKGNSEHIRLFFMTGISRFSRVSIFSDLNNLTDLTLHNDFHNLLGYTQQELETYFASHLQAISDEQGISKEDLLLQVKEWYNGYSWNGRSRVYNPYSILRFLDARVFQNFWFESGTPKFLVKILTERMIYKVGRTTASQSETENFNLDNLNIETLLFQTGYLTIKGYDVVQRLILDYPNKEVEQSMTEHILQGFAHTPKSSIALDITIAILEHNIELLIETVNALYATIPYQLFNQHQEKYFHAVLFLALKLCGFHIESEVSVSTGRLDAVLSHQNRVYIFEFKLNDSAENALKQIHQKGYYKRYQNQDKKIYLLGIGFSAQTKEVSDWKMEELLEN from the coding sequence ATGCAAAATCTACCTTTACTTCCCTTGGGTCTTCAAAATTTTGAGGAATTGCGCCGTCATGATATGCTTTACGTTGATAAGACGGAATTTTTATACAATATTTTGCAGACTAAAACCTCTTTCTTTTTTCTTTCCCGCCCGCGCCGTTTTGGTAAGTCGTTGCTTATCAGTACATTAAAGTCTTTGTTTGAGGGCAGGCAGGAGCTTTTCGAGGGTTTGTATATTCACGATAAAATAGAGTGGCAGCCCTATCCGATAATTCATTTGGATTTTAGCAAGATGGGTTTTAAAGACATAGGTCTGTTTGCATCTATCGAAAAAGGTTTGCTTGAAGTGGCTGAATCAAATGGTTTGGAACTGAAAAATGCAGGCATTGGGTTAAAATTTAGTGAGTTGATGGAAAAACTACATCAAAAAACAGGTAGACAAGTTGTAATTTTAATAGATGAATATGACAAACCGATAACGGACGTTTTGGAGGTGGGCAAAAATGAAAAAGCACACGAACATAGGGAAACTTTGCGCCAACTGTATAGCGTAGTGAAAGGCAATTCGGAGCATATTCGCCTATTTTTTATGACAGGAATAAGCCGTTTTTCGCGTGTATCTATTTTTTCAGATTTGAACAATCTAACAGATTTAACGTTGCACAATGATTTTCACAACCTGTTGGGCTATACACAGCAGGAATTGGAAACCTATTTTGCGTCTCATTTGCAAGCAATTAGCGACGAACAGGGCATAAGCAAGGAAGATTTGCTTTTGCAGGTGAAAGAATGGTATAATGGTTACTCTTGGAATGGCAGGTCGCGCGTGTATAATCCTTATTCGATACTTCGTTTTTTAGATGCGCGTGTGTTTCAAAATTTTTGGTTTGAAAGTGGCACGCCTAAATTTTTGGTAAAAATATTGACTGAAAGAATGATATATAAAGTAGGTCGTACTACGGCTTCGCAATCGGAAACGGAAAATTTCAACCTCGATAATTTGAACATCGAAACGTTACTTTTCCAAACAGGTTATCTCACCATTAAAGGATATGATGTAGTTCAGCGATTGATATTAGACTATCCCAATAAAGAAGTAGAACAATCAATGACCGAGCATATCCTACAAGGTTTTGCACATACGCCTAAATCGTCTATTGCTTTGGATATTACGATTGCGATATTAGAGCATAATATTGAACTATTGATAGAAACAGTGAACGCGCTTTATGCCACTATCCCCTATCAACTTTTCAATCAGCATCAGGAGAAATATTTTCATGCCGTTTTGTTTTTGGCACTCAAACTCTGCGGTTTTCATATCGAATCGGAAGTAAGCGTGTCTACGGGTCGTCTTGATGCGGTTTTGAGCCATCAAAATCGGGTTTATATTTTTGAATTTAAGTTGAATGATTCAGCCGAAAATGCGTTGAAACAGATTCATCAAAAGGGCTATTACAAACGCTATCAAAATCAGGACAAAAAAATCTACCTGCTCGGTATCGGCTTTTCGGCGCAAACCAAAGAGGTTTCGGATTGGAAGATGGAGGAGTTGCTAGAAAATTAG
- a CDS encoding 1-aminocyclopropane-1-carboxylate deaminase/D-cysteine desulfhydrase codes for MLVAWQDSLFEAHRLKVFIFRLDLIDPHLGGNKYFKLLYNLEEAKQAGKKTLLTFGGAYSNHLRATAAAGQVFDFQTVGVVRGRELAEKPLNSVLDFCVQAGMKLHFVERQAYRQKKQEDWIANLKKEVAEQWGQSFSDFFLLPEGGSNAAALKGCAQIPNLIKEKLQADFQITAPDFILTPVGTAGTAAGLFVGKEPQTKIIGVSALKGGAFLYQDARQLLEAFEKKYATFQFEEASFERDFSLWLDYHFGGYAQKKPALMQFIAKMETQMGLSLEPTYSGKLFFAFYDQIVGGQNPFPRHSTIVLLHTGGLWEKK; via the coding sequence ATGCTCGTTGCTTGGCAGGATTCCCTTTTTGAGGCGCACAGGCTCAAAGTTTTTATTTTTCGGCTCGATTTAATAGACCCTCACCTTGGGGGGAACAAGTATTTCAAACTTTTATACAATCTTGAAGAAGCAAAACAGGCAGGAAAAAAAACGCTCCTAACCTTTGGGGGGGCGTATTCAAACCATTTGCGGGCAACGGCAGCGGCAGGTCAAGTCTTTGATTTTCAGACCGTTGGCGTAGTGCGTGGCAGAGAGTTAGCCGAAAAGCCACTTAATAGCGTCTTGGATTTTTGTGTGCAGGCAGGTATGAAATTACACTTTGTAGAAAGGCAGGCTTATCGCCAAAAAAAGCAGGAAGATTGGATAGCAAACCTGAAAAAAGAGGTTGCAGAACAGTGGGGGCAATCTTTTTCCGATTTTTTTCTTCTGCCCGAAGGTGGTTCGAATGCCGCTGCACTCAAAGGTTGTGCGCAGATACCGAATCTTATTAAAGAAAAATTGCAAGCCGACTTTCAAATAACTGCGCCCGATTTTATCCTAACACCTGTCGGAACGGCAGGAACGGCGGCAGGGCTTTTTGTAGGAAAAGAGCCGCAGACCAAAATTATTGGCGTATCTGCTCTGAAAGGAGGGGCGTTTTTGTACCAAGATGCGCGACAACTCTTAGAAGCCTTTGAGAAAAAATATGCGACTTTCCAATTCGAAGAAGCCTCTTTTGAGCGCGATTTTAGCCTTTGGTTGGACTACCACTTTGGCGGTTATGCACAAAAAAAGCCTGCCTTGATGCAGTTTATAGCAAAAATGGAAACGCAAATGGGCTTATCGCTTGAGCCTACTTATTCGGGGAAACTCTTTTTTGCCTTCTATGACCAAATCGTTGGGGGGCAAAATCCATTTCCGCGCCATTCTACTATCGTTTTGCTGCACACAGGCGGGCTTTGGGAAAAAAAATAA
- a CDS encoding diacylglycerol/lipid kinase family protein translates to MTHVMQNAASLSPSARTLVVFNPIAGGRDNRFFLPLLEKMAQKYNFEYELYQTTGDDDLSQIKARIESFAPERLLSAGGDGTLYLVAELARHTPLVVGVVPLGSANGMARDLNLPVEVAAALEISLTSKVVDADLVRINGTYYCLHLSDLGFNAKIIKGYLEEKKRGMRSYAKQFFRQYFSKRGRGRKFLITTDQSRVELHQRAIMVAFANGSRYGTGANLNPEGSFYDGAFELCIVRPIPLYAFLSTVIRGFSGTLNRSRYITIIRCKKARVRLKKPIWLQIDGELIGKVEEVEAEIIPACLRLVVNE, encoded by the coding sequence ATGACGCATGTGATGCAAAATGCTGCTTCTCTTTCGCCTTCGGCGCGTACCTTAGTCGTCTTCAATCCCATTGCAGGGGGGCGCGACAACCGTTTTTTCTTGCCTTTATTAGAAAAAATGGCACAGAAATATAATTTTGAATACGAACTTTATCAGACCACAGGCGACGACGACCTTAGTCAGATTAAGGCGCGAATCGAAAGTTTTGCCCCCGAAAGGCTGCTTTCCGCAGGAGGCGACGGCACACTTTATTTGGTTGCCGAATTAGCGCGACACACGCCTTTGGTAGTGGGAGTAGTGCCGTTGGGTTCGGCAAATGGCATGGCAAGGGATTTAAACCTGCCCGTAGAAGTAGCGGCTGCTTTGGAAATTTCTCTGACTTCCAAAGTAGTGGATGCCGATTTAGTGCGTATCAATGGCACTTACTACTGCCTGCACCTTTCCGATTTGGGTTTTAATGCTAAAATTATCAAAGGTTATTTAGAGGAAAAAAAACGCGGCATGCGCAGTTATGCCAAACAGTTTTTCCGACAATATTTTTCCAAGCGCGGACGCGGACGCAAGTTTCTTATCACCACCGACCAATCGCGCGTAGAGCTACACCAACGCGCCATTATGGTAGCCTTTGCCAATGGCTCGCGCTATGGCACAGGGGCAAATCTCAACCCCGAAGGTAGTTTTTATGATGGGGCTTTCGAGCTTTGTATCGTGCGCCCGATTCCGCTTTATGCCTTCCTTTCCACTGTGATTCGCGGTTTTAGTGGCACGCTCAATCGCTCGCGTTATATCACCATTATCCGCTGCAAAAAAGCGCGTGTGCGTCTCAAAAAGCCGATTTGGTTGCAAATTGATGGCGAACTTATTGGAAAGGTAGAGGAGGTAGAAGCCGAAATTATCCCTGCTTGTTTGCGTTTGGTGGTGAATGAATAA